A genome region from Sander vitreus isolate 19-12246 chromosome 21, sanVit1, whole genome shotgun sequence includes the following:
- the slc68a1a gene encoding transmembrane protein 180 → MGRSAWGCWQSVVSTAVLYGSLALFTSILHNVFLLYYVETFVSVYKIDKISFWVGEAVFLLWNSLNDPLFGWLSDRAFLSSPKSGSSITTPEVVLKRLKALSTNGPLFALSFLAFWVAWARPGLQFLLCLCLYDGFLTMVDLHHSALLADLAVSAVDRARLNFHCSVFSALGSFSVFLSYCFWNKEDFYSFRLFCVTLSAFSILGFLLVSRLLQHRFQKEVRPRPDEALTLKELSVENAPFTHPEKPVTLGQYLKQLSKHKNFMWFVSMNLIQVFHCHFNSNFFPLFLEHLLSDNVSASTGSILLGISFIAPHLNNLYFLTLCQRYGVYQVIRWLFMLKLGLSVAMLLAGADHIYLLCIFIASNRVFTEGTCKLLKLVISDLVDEDFVVNRRQQATSALLFGMVALLTKPGQTFAPLIGTWLLCVYTGYDIFDKEPMKDSLVSVPDVASGSGTPPLRLGCFYMLVFVPITCALLQLAAWSRFTLHGRKLQGIKTLRQGAQHGHLIDVKAI, encoded by the exons ATGGGCAGGAGCGCCTGGGGCTGCTGGCAAAGCGTTGTCTCTACTGCAGTGCTCTATGGGTCTTTGGCCTTGTTTACCTCCATCCTCCACAATGTGTTCCTCCTTTACTATGTGGAGACATTTGTGTCTGTCTACAAGATTGACAAAATCTCCTTCTGGGTGGGAGAG GCAGTGTTTCTTCTATGGAACAGTCTGAATGACCCTCTCTTCGGCTGGCTGAGTGATCGCGCCTTCCTCAGCTCTCCTAA GTCAGGCTCTTCGATCACAACTCCAGAGGTGGTGCTGAAGCGCCTAAAGGCCCTCTCCACAAATGGCCCTCTCTTCGCTCTGTCCTTCCTGGCTTTCTGGGTGGCGTGGGCCAGACCGGGACTGCAGTTCCTGCTGTGCCTGTGTCTGTACGATGGTTTCCTCACAATGGTGGACCTCCACCACAGCGCCCTGCTGGCTGACCTCGCTGTGTCCGCCGTCGATCGCGCACGCCTCAACTTCCACTGCTCCGTGTTCAGCGCGTTGGGCTCGTTCTCCGTATTTCTGTCTTACTGCTTCTGGAACAAGGAGGATTTCTACTCCTTCCGTCTCTTCTGTGTGACTCTTTCAGCTTTTtccatcttgggctttttgttAGTGTCTCGGTTGCTACAGCATCGTTTCCAAAAGGAAGTCCGTCCAAGACCGGATGAGGCACTGACACTCAAAGA GCTGAGTGTTGAAAATGCTCCATTTACTCACCCAGAAAAACCTGTCACCCTTGGACAGTACCTCAAGCAGCTCTCCAAACACAAGAACTTCATGTGGTTTGTGTCAATGAACCTTATTCAG GTGTTTCACTGCCATTTCAACAGCAACTTCTTCCCTCTTTTCCTGGAACATCTGCTGTCTGACAATGTTTCTGCCTCTACGGGTTCAATCTTACTCG GCATCTCTTTCATTGCCCCCCACCTGAACAACTTGTATTTCCTGACACTGTGCCAGCGTTATGGGGTTTACCAGGTTATCCGCTGGCTATTTATGCTCAAACTGGGACTTAGTGTGGCTATGCTGTTGGCAGGGGCTGACCACATTTATCTGCTGTGCATCTTCATTGCTAG TAACCGAGTGTTTACGGAGGGGACGTGCAAGCTGCTGAAACTGGTTATTTCCGATCTGGTGGATGAGGACTTTGTGGTCAATCGACGTCAGCAGGCCACCTCTGCTCTCCTCTTCGGGATGGTTGCTTTGTTGACCAAACCTGGCCAGACATTCGCCCCTCTCATTGGCACCTGGCTGCTGTGTGTTTACACAG GTTATGATATTTTTGATAAGGAACCCATGAAGGACTCTCTGGTTTCTGTGCCTGATGTTGCCTCTGGCTCGGGGACTCCGCCTCTACGCCTGGGCTGCTTCTACATGTTGGTGTTTGTGCCTATCACCTGTGCCCTGCTCCAGCTGGCTGCCTGGTCTCGCTTCACACTTCACGGCCGGAAGCTGCAAGGGATCAAGACCCTAAGGCAAGGGGCCCAGCATGGCCACCTTATCGATGTCAAGGCCATATGA